In the genome of Cellvibrio sp. KY-YJ-3, one region contains:
- a CDS encoding alpha/beta fold hydrolase — translation MKKFMHILSAFVITTATSFVTLQAQAAEKISHTASTVTTQDGVQIYYKDWGPKNGQVVMFSHGWPLSSDSWESQMQFLAEKGYRVVAHDRRGHGRSSQPWDGNDMDHYADDLADVISALNVDDVTLVGFSTGGGEVARYIGRHGTKQVKKAVLVSAVPPIMLKTESNPNGLPISVFDGLRKASNENRSQLYLDIASGPFFGYNRPGAKPSAGAIQSFWRQGMLAGAKNTYDSIAAFSATDFRGDLAKFDVPTLVIHGDDDQIVPIETSGKASAALIKGAKLLVYPGAPHGLADTHKDRLNQDLLNFLQQK, via the coding sequence ATGAAAAAATTTATGCACATACTCAGCGCCTTTGTAATTACCACCGCAACATCTTTTGTAACGCTGCAAGCACAGGCCGCCGAAAAAATTTCTCACACTGCCAGCACAGTGACCACCCAAGACGGCGTACAAATTTATTACAAAGATTGGGGTCCCAAAAATGGCCAAGTGGTGATGTTCAGCCACGGCTGGCCGCTGAGTTCCGACAGCTGGGAATCGCAAATGCAATTTCTGGCAGAAAAAGGTTATCGCGTAGTTGCGCATGACCGCCGTGGCCATGGCCGCTCCAGCCAACCATGGGATGGTAACGACATGGATCATTACGCTGATGATTTAGCCGATGTAATTAGCGCGCTCAATGTTGATGATGTCACGCTGGTCGGCTTCTCAACCGGCGGTGGTGAAGTGGCTCGTTATATCGGCCGCCACGGCACCAAACAAGTTAAAAAAGCTGTGCTGGTCAGTGCCGTACCGCCCATTATGTTGAAGACCGAAAGCAATCCGAACGGATTACCGATTTCAGTTTTTGATGGCTTACGCAAAGCCTCCAACGAAAATCGCTCACAATTATATTTGGATATCGCCTCCGGCCCTTTCTTTGGTTACAACCGCCCCGGCGCAAAACCATCAGCAGGTGCAATCCAATCTTTCTGGAGACAAGGCATGCTGGCCGGTGCAAAAAATACCTACGATTCAATCGCGGCATTTTCAGCGACTGATTTTAGAGGTGACTTGGCTAAATTTGATGTACCAACGTTAGTAATCCACGGCGACGACGATCAAATCGTACCGATTGAAACCTCTGGTAAAGCATCTGCGGCCTTGATTAAAGGTGCAAAATTGTTGGTATACCCCGGCGCACCACACGGTTTGGCGGATACACACAAAGATCGCTTGAATCAGGATTTGTTGAATTTTTTACAGCAGAAGTAA
- a CDS encoding organic hydroperoxide resistance protein: MKPSQILYTANVVSTGGREGRSESNDGALSVQLSTPKALGGAGGSGTNPEQLFAAGYSACFLGALKFVAGQARVQIPASAQIAAEVGIGPIPTGFALRVKLEISLPGLPLAQAQELVEKAHQVCPYSNATRGNIDVELVVIEN; this comes from the coding sequence ATGAAACCTTCACAAATTCTCTATACCGCAAACGTAGTTTCAACCGGTGGCCGCGAAGGCCGTTCAGAGTCCAATGACGGCGCTTTGTCAGTACAACTTTCCACACCCAAAGCGCTCGGCGGTGCCGGCGGTTCAGGTACCAACCCCGAGCAATTGTTCGCAGCCGGTTACTCAGCCTGCTTTTTAGGTGCACTCAAATTTGTTGCAGGCCAAGCGCGGGTACAAATACCAGCCAGCGCACAAATAGCAGCAGAAGTAGGCATCGGCCCCATCCCAACCGGTTTTGCACTGCGCGTGAAATTAGAAATCTCTCTGCCCGGTTTGCCATTGGCGCAAGCGCAAGAGCTGGTTGAAAAAGCGCATCAGGTTTGCCCTTACTCGAATGCAACACGCGGCAATATCGATGTCGAGTTAGTGGTTATTGAAAACTAA